A DNA window from Daucus carota subsp. sativus chromosome 3, DH1 v3.0, whole genome shotgun sequence contains the following coding sequences:
- the LOC108214479 gene encoding heme-binding-like protein At3g10130, chloroplastic, which produces MLFLVRLLLGKIIVETPKYELLKSTSNYEIRKYLPAVVAQVTYNPAQFDGDKDGGFKLLANYIGVFGNPLNKAPQKIAMTTPVITKASEKIQMTTPVVTKSSGGEDEIVMQFILPSKYTKAEDAPEPVDERVVIREERERKFGVVKFGGTATDEVVEEKVKDLKECLEKDGVRVIGEHLLARFNPTWTIARFKTNEVMIPVE; this is translated from the coding sequence ATGTTGTTTTTGGTGCGTCTTTTATTGGGAAAAATCATTGTGGAAACCCCGAAATACGAACTACTTAAATCTACAAGCAATTACGAAATCCGAAAATATTTACCAGCTGTGGTAGCCCAAGTTACCTACAATCCAGCTCAGTTTGATGGAGATAAAGATGGAGGATTCAAGTTACTAGCCAACTACATAGGTGTATTTGGAAACCCTCTCAACAAGGCACCTCAGAAGATTGCCATGACAACTCCGGTGATCACCAAGGCATCGGAGAAGATTCAAATGACAACGCCTGTTGTCACGAAGAGTAGCGGTGGGGAGGACGAGATTGTCATGCAGTTTATCTTGCCTTCGAAGTATACGAAAGCGGAGGATGCACCAGAGCCGGTGGATGAGAGGGTGGTGATCAGGGAGGAAAGGGAGAGGAAGTTTGGGGTGGtgaagtttgggggaactgcgACGGATGAAGTGGTGGAGGAGAAGGTGAAGGACTTGAAGGAGTGTCTGGAGAAAGATGGGGTTAGGGTTATTGGGGAGCATCTGTTGGCTAGGTTTAATCCAACATGGACTATTGCTAGGTTCAAAACTAATGAAGTTATGATTCCAGTCGAATGA
- the LOC108211920 gene encoding receptor-like protein 52 encodes MLDLSFGSLNGTLAHFNFSSFPNLTSLDMTSNELSGTIPVEIGCLTQLEHLDMSSNEFSGTIPVEIGNLMRLEYSSFNKNSFHGAIPYQISHLQKLQYLDLGLNFMAESKWSMFLEMPFLTHLDLNQNDLAVTFPSFVTGSRNLTYLDLSWNKFSGSIPSSIGQLRELQTLYLQNNYFNSSIPPEVGLCTKLETLRLAVNSFTGPLPLSLSNLTQISELQLSDNHFSGEIWPQNISKWTKLSLLDIQNNSFTGNIPSEIGMLKNLMSISAGGNFLTGPIPDGIGNITGLWIIQLSENHLVGSIPATIGNIPLLRVLSLSSNNLSGTIPSQIGNLTFLSILQLNNNQLKGELPHSFSNVSYMRILLLHSNRFSGSIPKDFWKNHASLSYVDLSKNNFSGELSTTLCKAATRILDLSSNSFSGAIPHCIGDLAKNLVILDLHENQLQGTIPTTFTKSCQLTTFNLNNNHMEGSIPLALANCELLQILDLGNNRISDTFPPWLVTLPKLQVLVLRSNRLHGMLNVSNMKDPFPKLRVIDLSHNQFEGNVANNFLDNFKVKADSDPFIGVNTTLVEGKYYEASVNLIVKGVELEVKKILNIYTSIDLSCNKFNGTIPQVIGELKSLRLLNLSHNSLTGHIPSLLGNMSLLESLDLSSNQLAGTIPWQLTSLTFLSTLNLSENHLSGEIPRGKQLNTFGKDSFLGNSALCGVPLTKKCRDDGVPTPVITDDEEEDWFDPKTILIGYAGGLVCGLSTGYIVLTTLKPIRFVIFIERAQQKLIRRYL; translated from the exons ATGCTAGACTTATCATTTGGATCACTCAACGGAACACTTGCTCACTTCAATTTTTCCTCATTTCCGAATCTCACTTCCTTGGACATGACCAGCAACGAGCTTTCGGGTACTATACCAGTAGAAATTGGATGTCTAACACAACTTGAGCACTTGGACATGAGCAGCAATGAATTTTCAGGTACTATACCAGTAGAAATTGGAAATTTAATGCGACTTGAGTACTCAAGCTTCAACAAAAACAGTTTTCATGGTGCAATTCCTTACCAAATTAGTCATCTGCAGAAGTTACAGTATTTAGACTTGGGTTTAAATTTCATGGCTGAATCGAAGTGGTCTATGTTCTTAGAAATGCCATTTCTGACGCACCTAGACTTAAACCAGAATGATCTGGCTGTTACATTCCCCTCTTTCGTAACTGGTTCTAGAAACTTGACGTATCTTGATTTGTCATGGAACAAGTTTTCGGGGAGTATTCCTTCGTCTATAGGTCAACTTAGGGAGCTTCAAACACTTTACCTCCAAAACAATTATTTCAACTCTAGTATTCCTCCTGAAGTTGGATTGTGTACCAAGCTCGAAACTTTGAGGCTGGCTGTGAATTCTTTTACCGGGCCTCTGCCTTTGTCCTTGTCAAATCTGACACAGATTTCTGAGCTACAGTTATCAGATAATCACTTTTCCGGTGAGATTTGGCCTCAGAATATCAGCAAATGGACTAAATTGTCGCTATTGGATATTCAGAACAATTCTTTCACTGGTAATATTCCTTCTGAAATTGGTATGTTGAAAAATCTTATGAGTATCTCTGCGGGGGGTAATTTTCTTACAGGACCAATTCCTGACGGGATTGGAAATATAACAGGCCTTTGGATTATACAACTGTCAGAAAACCATCTAGTAGGTTCAATTCCAGCAACAATTGGGAATATTCCCCTTCTGCGAGTATTATCGCTGTCCTCCAATAATCTTAGTGGAACTATACCATCTCAGATTGGGAATTTGACATTTCTGAGTATTCTTCAACTCAACAATAACCAATTGAAAGGAGAATTGCCTCATTCTTTTTCTAATGTAAGTTATATGAGGATACTTCTCCTTCATTCCAATAGGTTTTCAGGCAGCATTCCGAAGGACTTCTGGAAAAATCATGCTTCACTGAGTTATGTTGATTTATCAAAGAACAACTTTTCAG GAGAGCTTTCTACAACACTCTGCAAAGCAGCAACCCGTATCCTTGATTTGTCCAGTAATAGCTTTAGCGGTGCAATTCCACACTGTATAGGAGATCTTGCCAAGAATCTTGTTATACTGGATCTTCATGAGAATCAACTTCAAGGAACAATACCAACAACTTTCACAAAGAGCTGCCAACTTACGACTTTCAACCTGAACAACAATCATATGGAAGGATCGATTCCCCTGGCTTTGGCTAATTGTGAGTTGTTACAAATTCTTGATCTTGGAAACAACAGAATAAGTGACACATTTCCACCTTGGCTAGTTACTCTTCCGAAGCTACAAGTCCTTGTCTTGCGATCAAATAGACTTCATGGTATGTTAAATGTTAGCAATATGAAAGATCCATTCCCTAAATTGCGCGTCATAGATCTCTCCCACAATCAATTTGAGGGCAACGTGGCAAATAACTTTTTGGATAATTTCAAAGTTAAGGCGGATTCTGATCCTTTCATCGGTGTGAATACAACATTAGTAGAAGGTAAATATTACGAAGCTTCTGTTAATTTGATTGTCAAAGGAGTGGAGCTGGAAGTGAAAAAGATTCTCAATATATACACGAGTATAGATTTATCATGCAACAAGTTCAATGGCACAATTCCACAAGTCATCGGAGAACTTAAATCACTTCGCCTGCTCAACCTTTCTCATAATAGCCTTACAGGCCACATACCGTCCTTGTTGGGAAACATGAGTCTTCTCGAATCGTTAGATTTATCTTCTAACCAATTGGCGGGTACAATTCCTTGGCAATTGACCAGTCTTACATTTCTTTCGACCTTAAACCTTTCTGAAAACCATCTTTCTGGAGAAATTCCACGAGGAAAGCAATTAAACACTTTTGGTAAGGATTCATTTCTAGGCAACTCGGCTTTGTGTGGAGTTCCTCTCACAAAGAAATGCAGAGATGATGGGGTTCCAACACCAGTCATTactgatgatgaggaagaagaTTGGTTTGATCCCAAAACGATCTTAATAGGGTATGCAGGTGGATTGGTATGTGGATTATCTACGGGATACATTGTTCTTACAACTCTAAAGCCTATTCGGTTTGTGATTTTCATTGAAAGAGCTCAGCAGAAGTTGATAAGAAGATACCTGTAG
- the LOC108213663 gene encoding uncharacterized protein LOC108213663, with the protein MRKQTKATNSASSIGKGKVTPVQIAFLVDRYLADNRFTTTRSSFRIEASHLFSRSPVQEAPRSLLSLGELIDEYIVLKGQKVILDQENLRVQNLMKGMQDVMNAYNNFGANVAAGPQPVIANSGALVPRVNSTIGSTAGFPVNNTQAVMPESRPFNTPATSKNLATPSTNAATSKRKIVSDNSGTAKRSRSQPPSRILQTKDTNRQQQSNVSNCSLQSLKASAHVNMSGRSSVQGSGVAKCLFNQPSKQHPYNSSSPNTPPQAMSIPTQIIASPQEITNATCNNVAPQPITTTNSTLIASETITVSPSKQITYSVERNCRISSSSPIKTDIRRANTRDHVKGRLDFDGSEAAPSIDKPISWEVSASEIRNEVDNLDFDFPDLDALGPDFNFSELMSELGLDGEDMNGSFQPVMNSSSGSLSGSANTPEDGSAGGNQVISEFSSTVTEVLSEKNMNVQGPDSVTSMKSITKSVKILSPVKKQRILSKDQENVSMRNRQL; encoded by the exons ATGAGGAAGCAAACGAAAGCAACAAATTCAGCGAGTAGCATCGGAAAAGGCAAGGTGACGCCGGTGCAGATTGCGTTTCTGGTGGATCGATATCTCGCTGATAACAGATTCACCACCACTCGCTCGTCTTTTCGGATCGAAGCTTCGCATCTCTTCTCTAGATCCCCCGTTCAAGAG gcGCCAAGGAGTTTATTGAGTTTAGGGGAATTAATAGATGAGTATATAGTTTTAAAAGGGCAGAAAGTGATTTTGGATCAAGAAAATCTCCGGGTCCAAAACTTGATGAAGGGTATGCAAGATGTGATGAATGCTTATAACAATTTTGGTGCAAATGTGGCTGCTGGTCCTCAGCCTGTGATTGCGAATTCTGGTGCTTTGGTTCCTCGTGTTAATTCGACTATCGGGTCTACTGCAG GTTTTCCTGTTAACAACACTCAAGCTGTGATGCCTGAGTCTAGGCCCTTTAACACTCCTGCAACCTCCAAAAATCTGGCGACACCTAGCACCAATGCTGCAACATCAAAACGGAAAATTGTTTCAGATAACTCTGGCACAGCAAAAAGGTCTCGTAGTCAACCTCCCAGTAGGATTTTGCAAACAAAAG ATACAAATAGACAACAACAAAGTAACGTATCTAACTGCAGTCTGCAGTCTCTTAAAGCATCAGCTCATGTTAATATGTCTGGTAGATCATCAGTTCAGGGATCTGGTGTTGCCAAGTGCTTGTTCAATCAGCCTAGTAAACAGCATCCATATAATTCATCTAGTCCCAATACACCTCCTCAGGCAATGTCAATTCCAACACAAATTATTGCTTCTccacaagaaattacaaatgcTACTTGTAATAATGTGGCACCTCAACCTATAACAACCACAAACTCCACCCTGATTGCTTCAGAGACGATCACAGTTAGTCCTTCCAAGCAGATCACCTATTCAGTAGAGAGGAACTGTCGTATATCCTCTTCTTCACCAATTAAGACAGATATCAGAAGGGCCAACACAAGGGATCATGTAAAAGGAAGGCTTGATTTTGATGGATCTGAAGCGGCTCCGAGCATAGATAAACCAATATCTTGGGAGGTGTCAGCATCTGAAATCAGAAATGAAGTAGATaatcttgattttgattttcctGATCTTGATGCTTTGGGGCCGGACTTTAACTTTTCTGAACTGATGAGTGAGCTTGGGTTAGATGGTGAAGATATGAATGGTTCATTCCAGCCAGTCATGAATTCCTCTTCAGGTTCTCTTTCTGG GTCAGCAAACACTCCAGAAGATGGTAGTGCTGGTGGTAACCAAGTTATCTCAGAGTTTTCATCTACTGTAACAGAGGTTCTTTCAGAGAAAAACATGAATGTACAAG GGCCTGATTCAGTGACATCTATGAAGTCCATAACAAAAAGTGTTAAGATATTAAGTCCAG TGAAAAAACAAAGAATCCTTTCAAAAGATCAGGAGAATGTCTCTATGAGAAACCGACAGCTTTAA
- the LOC108214618 gene encoding tubulin beta chain-like yields MREILHIQGGQCGNQIGAKFWEVVCAEHGIDSTGRYNGDSDLQLERIDVYYNEASSQRYVPRAVLMDLEPGTMDSLRSGPYGQIFRPDNFVFGQSGAGNNWAKGHYTEGAELIDSVLDVVRKEAENCDCLQGFQVCHSLGGGTGSGMGTLLISKIREEYPDRMMLTFSVFPSPKVSDTVVEPYNATLSVHQLVENADECMVLDNEALYDICFRTLKLTTPSFGDLNHLISATMSGVTCCLRFPGQLNSDLRKLAVNLIPFPRLHFFMVGFAPLTSRGSQQYRALSVPELTQQMWDSKNMMCAADPRHGRYLTASAMFRGKMSTKEVDEQMINVQNKNSSYFVEWIPNNVKSTVCDIPPTGLKMASTFIGNSTSIQEMFRRVSEQFTAMFRRKAFLHWYTGEGMDEMEFTEAESNMNDLVSEYQQYQDATAEEEDYYEDEEEEEAHQDM; encoded by the exons ATGAGAGAGATCCTCCACATCCAGGGCGGCCAATGCGGCAACCAGATCGGAGCCAAGTTCTGGGAAGTCGTCTGCGCCGAGCACGGCATCGACTCCACCGGCCGATACAACGGCGACTCCGACCTTCAACTCGAACGCATCGATGTCTACTATAATGAAGCCAGTTCTCAGCGCTACGTCCCCCGGGCGGTTCTCATGGATCTCGAACCGGGCACCATGGACAGCCTCCGGTCTGGCCCGTACGGCCAGATTTTCCGGCCCGATAACTTCGTGTTCGGCCAGTCTGGGGCGGGGAACAATTGGGCTAAAGGGCATTACACTGAGGGTGCTGAATTGATCGATTCGGTTCTCGATGTTGTTCGCAAAGAAGCCGAGAATTGTGACTGTCTTCAGG GATTCCAGGTCTGTCATTCTCTTGGAGGAGGAACAGGGTCTGGAATGGGTACTCTATTGATCTCTAAGATTAGAGAGGAATACCCTGACAGGATGATGCTTACATTCTCCGTGTTCCCTTCGCCAAAGGTGTCGGACACTGTTGTTGAGCCTTATAACGCAACATTGTCTGTTCATCAGTTGGTTGAAAATGCTGATGAGTGCATGGTTCTTGACAATGAAGCTCTTTATGACATTTGCTTTCGGACACTCAAGCTCACAACTCCTAGCT TTGGTGATCTGAACCATTTGATTTCGGCCACAATGTCTGGTGTCACATGCTGTTTGAGGTTCCCTGGTCAGCTGAACTCTGATCTGAGGAAGCTAGCTGTAAATCTGATCCCCTTTCCCAGGCTCCATTTCTTCATGGTGGGGTTTGCACCACTGACCTCCCGTGGTTCACAGCAGTACCGTGCATTGAGTGTTCCTGAGCTAACCCAGCAGATGTGGGATTCTAAGAACATGATGTGTGCAGCTGACCCTCGTCATGGCAGGTACTTGACAGCCTCGGCTATGTTCAGGGGAAAGATGAGTACAAAGGAGGTTGATGAGCAGATGATCAATGTCCAGAACAAGAATTCTTCTTACTTTGTCGAATGGATTCCTAATAATGTGAAGTCAACTGTTTGTGATATCCCACCCACTGGCTTGAAGATGGCATCTACATTCATTGGGAATTCAACATCCATCCAGGAAATGTTTAGGCGTGTGAGTGAGCAGTTTACTGCTATGTTTAGGAGGAAGGCTTTCTTGCATTGGTATACTGGTGAAGGTATGGATGAGATGGAGTTCACCGAGGCCGAGAGCAACATGAATGACTTGGTTTCAGAATACCAGCAGTACCAAGATGCAACCGCTGAGGAGGAAGATTACTATGAAGATGAAGAGGAGGAAGAGGCTCATCAAGATATGTAA
- the LOC108214477 gene encoding protein TIC 100, which translates to MASIDSTENPQNDAVKPQPDISGDTPLSSSDSESETEPDSESEPDPTGQPEPIDFNDNSEAVNTRILSDILDSPSRKKEQLEEDGTVRYLSDRYNFPVDRENWTESDLREYWADGPLSTGKPGWDPAFVDEEDINAIRDEVEAGGDPPIAPFYVPYRKSYPVIPDNHYDIRSPKAVVEELDRIEEFLQWVSFIFKDGSSYEGTVWDDLAHGKGVYVAEQGLVRYEGEWLQNNMEGHGVVEVEIPDIEPVPGSKLEEEMRAEGKIIKRDYMTPEDREWLEKDIEDSVRLAGDNYEIPFYENDEWIRQFGSKPEKGRYRYAGQWKHGRMHGCGVYEVNERTIYGRFYFGNLMEEEHGCDANVSSVHSGIAEVAAAKARMFINKPDGMVREARGPYNDPQHPYLYEEEDVWMAPGFINQFYEVPDYWKTYVQDVDEEREMWLNSFYKAPLRLPMPSELEYWWENVETRPEFILINKEPEPDPEDPSKLIYTEDPLILHTPTGMIINYVDDKEHGIRLFWQPPLKEGEEPDPEKAHFLPLGYDEFFGRDDNVEPTIWMRISKGIENKLKSAVDKLGKLSEEKKKDRDLTIELVKKEFELAEAELTLKEVIEDMDEELKQLQEEEEKKLEEDVEEAVEEVGGEEQAAEEEKTTGQEVDIEEEDEEDEDDEDEPSSFGSAIKLDSPDKDKKGTEDGRSPFAAASLSLTPSFVSAVSTQLRRPFSTWKGISMLKNPLSPLLKSQAYPSLVACQKSPSNTQHCSPSSVSFPHMSQQSWKVRAVKQTHLHAKPVTKTRMRTRSKHKSKHSNCTDLGSNLNVLSLCIPV; encoded by the exons ATGGCTTCAATTGACTCCACTGAGAACCCCCAAAACGACGCCGTCAAGCCCCAACCCGACATTTCCGGCGACACACCTCTCTCTTCCTCCGACTCCGAGTCCGAAACCGAACCCGACTCTGaatccgaacccgacccgaccgGCCAACCCGAACCCATCGACTTCAACGACAACTCGGAGGCAGTCAACACGAGAATACTCTCCGACATTCTCGACTCGCCGTCTCGCAAGAAGGAGCAGCTCGAAGAAGACGGAACGGTCCGGTATCTATCGGACCGGTACAATTTCCCGGTAGACCGGGAGAATTGGACCGAGTCGGACTTGAGAGAGTACTGGGCCGACGGCCCGCTCTCGACCGGAAAGCCGGGCTGGGACCCGGCTTTTGTCGACGAGGAGGATATTAATGCAATTAGGGATGAGGTGGAGGCGGGCGGGGACCCGCCAATTGCGCCCTTTTATGTTCCGTATAGGAAGTCGTATCCGGTGATACCCGATAATCATTATGATATTAGGAGCCCGAAGGCGGTTGTGGAGGAGTTGGATAGGATTGAGGAGTTTTTGCAGTGGGTGAGCTTCATTTTCAAGGACGGGAGCTC GTATGAAGGCACTGTGTGGGATGACTTGGCGCATGGGAAAGGTGTTTATGTTGCTGAGCAAGGACTGGTCag GTATGAAGGGGAATGGCTTCAAAACAACATGGAAGGTCATGGGGTTGTTGAAGTTGAAATACCTGATATAGAACCAGTGCCAGGTTCCAA gctTGAAGAAGAAATGCGTGctgaaggaaaaataataaaaagggATTATATGACTCCAGAAGACAGAGAATGGCTGGAGAAGGATATTGAAGATAGTGTTCGTTTGGCTGGAGATAATTATGAAATACCTTTTTATGAGAATGATGAATGGATCAGACAATTCGGAAGCAAACC GGAGAAAGGCCGCTACCGGTATGCTGGCCAATGGAAACATGGAAGAATGCATGGATGTGGTGTGTATGAAGTCAACGAGCGTACAATATAT GGCCGCTTCTATTTTGGAAACCTGATGGAGGAAGAACATGGTTGTGATGCAAATGTCTCATCG GTGCATTCAGGTATAGCAGAAGTTGCTGCCGCAAAGGCACGGATGTTCATCAATAAGCCCGATGGAA TGGTTAGAGAAGCGAGGGGTCCTTACAATGATCCTCAACATCCATATTTGTACGAGGAAGAGGATGTTTGGATGGCGCCAGGCTTCATCAACCAGTTTTATGAA GTACCAGATTACTGGAAAACATATGTGCAGGATGTAGACGAAGAAAGGGAGATGTGGTTGAACTCTTTTTATAAAGCTCCATTAAGGCTTCCTATGCCTTCGGAGCTTGAATATTGGTGGGAGAATG TGGAAACAAGGCCAGAATTTATTCTCATTAACAAGGAACCAGAGCCTGATCCTGAAGATCCATCAAAGCTCATATACACTGAAGATCCCCTTATTCTACATACCCCAACTGGAATGATAATCAATTATGTGGATGATAAGGAACATGGTATCCGCCTATTTTGGCAACCACCATTGAAAGAGGGTGAAGAACCTGACCCAGAAAAGGCACATTTCCTACCCCTTGGATATGATGAATTTTTTGGACGAGATGATAATGTTGAACCCACCATATGGATGCGAATCTCGAAaggaattgaaaataaattgaaatcgGCAGTTGATAAATTAGGCAAGTTGAGTgaagagaagaaaaaagatCGAGATTTGACAATAGAGCTGGTTAAAAAGGAATTTGAACTAGCAGAAGCAGAATTGACTCTTAAAGAGGTTATTGAGGACATGGATGAGGAGTTGAAGCAACTGCAAGAAGAGGAAGAGAAGAAATTGGAGGAGGACGTGGAAGAGGCTGTGGAGGAGGTCGGAGGTGAAGAGCAAGCTGCTGAGGAAGAGAAAACTACGGGGCAAGAGGTAGACATTGAGGAGGAAGATGAGgaagatgaggatgatgaagacGAACCTTCTAGTTTTGGCTCAGCTATCAAACTGGATTCACCAGACAAAGATAAAAAGGGAACAGAAGATGGAAGGTCGCCATTTGCTGCAGCTTCTTTATCATTGACTCCTAGCTTTGTTTCGGCG GTTTCTACTCAATTGCGGCGGCCATTTTCAACATGGAAGGGAATCAGTATGCTGAAGAACCCTTTATCACCTTTACTTAAGTCGCAGGCCTATCCTTCTCTAGTTGCTTGCCAGAAGTCGCCATCAAATACACAGCATTGTTCACCAAGCTCCGTCAGTTTTCCTCACATGTCACAACAAAGTTGGAAGGTAAGAGCAGTGAAGCAGACACATCTCCATGCCAAGCCTGTCACTAAGACAAGAATGAGAACTCGTTCAAAGCACAAGTCCAAGCATTCCAATTGCACTGATTTAGGTAGCAATCTAAACGTATTATCATTGTGCATCCCAGTATAG